One genomic region from Camelus bactrianus isolate YW-2024 breed Bactrian camel chromosome 3, ASM4877302v1, whole genome shotgun sequence encodes:
- the ENC1 gene encoding ectoderm-neural cortex protein 1, whose product MSVSVHENRKSRASSGSINIYLFHKSSYADSVLTHLNLLRQQRLFTDVLLHAGNRTFPCHRAVLAACSRYFEAMFSGGLKESQDSEVNFDNSIHPEVLELLLDYAYSSRVIINEENAESLLEAGDMLEFQDIRDACAEFLEKNLHPTNCLGMLLLSDAHQCTKLYELSWRMCLSNFQTIRKNEDFLQLPQDMVVQLLSSEELETEDERLVYESAINWISYDLKKRYCYLPELLQTVRLALLPAIYLMENVAMEELITKQRKSKEIVEEAIRCKLKILQNDGVVTSLCARPRKTGHALFLLGGQTFMCDKLYLVDQKAKEIIPKADIPSPRKEFSACAIGCKVYITGGRGSENGVSKDVWVYDTLHEEWSKAAPMLVARFGHGSAELKHCLYVVGGHTAATGCLPASPSVSLKQVEHYDPTTNKWTMVAPLREGVSNAAVVSAKLKLFAFGGTSVSHDKLPKVQCYDQCENRWTVPATCPQPWRYTAAAVLGNQIFIMGGDTEFSACSAYKFNSETYQWTKVGDVTAKRMSCHAVASGNKLYVVGGYFGIQRCKTLDCYDPTLDVWNSITTVPYSLIPTAFVSTWKHLPS is encoded by the coding sequence ATGTCTGTCAGTGTGCATGAGAACCGCAAGTCCAGGGCCAGCAGTGGCTCCATTAACATCTATCTGTTCCACAAGTCCTCCTATGCCGACAGCGTCCTCACTCACCTGAACCTTTTACGCCAGCAGCGCCTCTTCACTGACGTCCTGCTCCATGCCGGAAATAGGACCTTCCCTTGTCATCGGGCAGTGCTGGCCGCGTGCAGCCGCTACTTTGAAGCCATGTTCAGCGGTGGCCTGAAAGAGAGCCAGGACAGCGAAGTCAACTTCGACAACTCCATCCACCCAGAAGTCTTGGAGCTGCTTCTTGACTATGCATACTCCTCCCGGGTCATCATCAATGAAGAAAATGCAGAATCTCTCCTGGAGGCCGGCGACATGCTGGAGTTTCAAGACATCCGGGATGCATGCGCAGAGTTCCTGGAGAAGAACCTGCACCCCACCAACTGCCTGGGGATGCTGCTCCTCTCTGATGCGCACCAGTGCACCAAGCTGTACGAACTCTCCTGGAGGATGTGTCTCAGCAACTTCCAAACCATCAGGAAGAATGAAGATTTCCTCCAGCTGCCCCAGGACATGGTAGTGCAGCTCTTATCCAGCGAAGAGCTGGAGACAGAAGATGAAAGGCTCGTGTACGAGTCTGCAATTAACTGGATCAGCTACGACCTGAAGAAGCGCTACTGCTAcctcccagagctgctgcagacCGTGAGGCTGGCTCTCCTGCCGGCCATCTATCTCATGGAGAACGTGGCCATGGAGGAACTCATCACCAAGCAGAGAAAGAGCAAGGAGATTGTGGAAGAGGCCATCAGATGCAAACTGAAGATCCTGCAGAACGACGGCGTGGTAACCAGCCTCTGTGCCCGGCCCCGGAAAACCGGCCATGCCCTCTTCCTCCTGGGAGGGCAGACTTTCATGTGTGACAAGCTGTATCTGGTTGACCAGAAAGCCAAAGAAATCATTCCCAAGGCCGACATCCCCAGCCCAAGAAAAGAGTTCAGTGCGTGTGCAATTGGCTGCAAGGTGTACATTACTGGGGGACGAGGGTCTGAAAATGGGGTCTCAAAAGATGTCTGGGTTTATGATACCCTGCATGAGGAGTGGTCCAAGGCTGCCCCCATGCTGGTGGCCAGATTTGGCCATGGCTCTGCTGAACTGAAGCATTGCCTGTACGTGGTCGGGGGGCACACTGCTGCCACTGGCTGCCTCCCGGCCTCTCCCTCAGTCTCTCTGAAGCAGGTGGAACACTATGACCCCACAACCAACAAATGGACCATGGTGGCCCCCCTCCGGGAAGGGGTGAGCAATGCCGCAGTGGTGAGTGCCAAACTCAAGCTGTTTGCATTCGGAGGTACCAGTGTCAGTCATGACAAGCTCCCCAAGGTTCAGTGTTATGATCAGTGTGAAAACAGGTGGACCGTCCCGGCCACCTGTCCCCAGCCCTGGCGTTACACGGCAGCAGCTGTGCTGGGGAACCAGATTTTTATCATGGGGGGAGATACCGAGTTCTCAGCCTGCTCTGCTTATAAATTCAACAGTGAGACTTACCAGTGGACCAAGGTGGGAGACGTGACCGCAAAGCGCATGAGCTGCCACGCAGTGGCCTCCGGCAACAAACTCTACGTGGTTGGAGGCTACTTTGGCATTCAGCGATGCAAAACGCTGGACTGCTACGATCCCACGTTAGATGTGTGGAACAGCATCACCACGGTCCCGTACTCGCTGATCCCTACTGCGTTTGTCAGCACCTGGAAACACCTGCCTTCTTAA